The DNA sequence GGAGATATGAAAATTCTCTCTATGGGCTGATATTCAAGATGGTAAGGAATCATGAGGAGACACAAGACCTTGTTCAAGAAGCGTTTATCAAAAGTTATAATGCTCTGGCATCGTTTAATAAGCAATATTCGTTCAGCACATGGTTATTTAAAATCGCCTCGAATAATTGCATCGACCATCTCAGGAAACGTAAACTCAAGACTACCTCAATTGATGCTCCAATTCAGACAGAGAACGGCTCTCTCAGTCAGGACCTCCCCGATAATTCTTACAACCCGGAGAGAGACTCCCTCAGGAACGAATTATTTTCGTCCATAAATTCAATAATTGAGGAGCTTCCCGAAAAATATAGAGTAGTGATAAATTTGAGACATAAAGAAGACAATAGCTACGAAGAAATCGCGCAGGCGTTGAATATCCCCATTGGAACCGTCAAGGCAAGGATATTCCGCGCACGTGAAATAT is a window from the Candidatus Neomarinimicrobiota bacterium genome containing:
- a CDS encoding sigma-70 family RNA polymerase sigma factor, which encodes MNAEDRSDYELIDESISGNEDAFGILMGRYENSLYGLIFKMVRNHEETQDLVQEAFIKSYNALASFNKQYSFSTWLFKIASNNCIDHLRKRKLKTTSIDAPIQTENGSLSQDLPDNSYNPERDSLRNELFSSINSIIEELPEKYRVVINLRHKEDNSYEEIAQALNIPIGTVKARIFRAREILKKSITKMKLL